One Notolabrus celidotus isolate fNotCel1 chromosome 18, fNotCel1.pri, whole genome shotgun sequence DNA window includes the following coding sequences:
- the lrrc59 gene encoding leucine-rich repeat-containing protein 59 isoform X2 yields MSKNSKVLNLKDKISGNEVDLSLCNLAEVPVRELAFFTKATVLDLSCNNITSLPPEFCNLTHLVKIDLSKNQLTCLPDDLGNLSYLQHLDLYNNKLTNLPVSFSQLRSLKWCDLKDNPLEPDLAKAAGDCLDEKQCKQCAIKVLQHMRGIQDEVDRAREKRLLKEKEQERKKEVKQREREAREKEARKREKAEEKEKRRKEYNAQVAATAAREQQKKKNEEKKKKNGQAADKKVVESAPKPRRSLIGLVFKLLLLLCLGLAGVAAACRLTDLRKEDMCVPVNVAVDDGLSWAKEQEGVVRQLVSNLSSAAKEFLESTQASKN; encoded by the exons ATGAGTAAAAACAGCAAAGTGTTGAACCTGAAGGATAAAATCAGCGGTAATGAAGTGGACCTGAGCCTGTGTAACCTCGCTGAGGTGCCAGTCAGAGAGCTG GCGTTTTTCACCAAAGCAACTGTTCTGGACTTGTCCTGCAACAACATCACCTCCCTTCCT CCAGAGTTCTGCAACCTGACACACCTGGTGAAGATTGATCTCAGTAAAAATCAGCTGACCTGTTTGCCAGACGACCTGGGGAACCTGAGCTACCTCCAACATCTGGATCTGTACAACAACAAGCTGACCAACCTTCCTGTCAGCTTCTCTCAGCTCAGG agtCTGAAGTGGTGCGATCTGAAGGATAACCCATTGGAGCCCGACCTGGCCAAGGCAGCAGGAGACTGCCTGGATGAGAAGCAGTGCAAACAGTGTGCCATCaag GTTCTGCAGCACATGAGAGGGATCCAGGATGAGGTTGATCGTGCACGAGAGAAACGCCTTTTAAAGGAAAAGG agcaagagaggaagaaggaggtcAAGCAGAGGGAGCGGGAGGCCAGGGAGAAGGAGGCTCGTAAACGGGAGAAGgcggaggagaaggagaagaggaggaaagagtaCAACGCTCAGGTGGCGGCCACGGCTGCGCGggaacaacagaagaagaagaacgaagagaaaaagaaaaagaacggACAGGCAGCAG ATAAAAAGGTTGTTGAATCGGCACCTAAACCTCGACGCTCTCTCATTGGCCTCGTGTTCAAGCTCCTCCTTCTGCTGTGTCTGGGATTGGCTGGAGTTGCGGCTGCATGCCGGTTGACTGACCTGCGAAAGGAAGACATGTGCGTGCCGGTCAACGTCGCTGTGGACGATGGTCTATCCTGGGCCAAAGAGCAGGAGGGTGTGGTCAGGCAGCTGGTGTCAAACCTGTCCTCTGCAGCGAAGGAGTTCCTCGAGTCCACACAGGCTTCTAAAAATTAA
- the LOC117830382 gene encoding 5-hydroxytryptamine receptor 3A-like yields the protein MTRPTKNHAEPTVVKLDVLLYAILDVREKEQIFVSYVWVDMIWNDEYIQWNPVDFCGIEEIDLPTKLFWKPDLTIEEMTEKDKATQSPYLNLEYSGQVLLRNDMVLTTTCRMKVYKFPFDTQSCSLTFKSVLHKDHQVKFEILVDSNWATEQAKEAMKSQSDWLFINITLTNQTIVNFGINQSTVVATITMQRRSVLYIVNFIVPVLLFLCLDLASFMISERGGEKLGFKVTVLLAVTVMQLILNEILPSSSNRIPLIAIYCIGIFGLMLMSLLETIVVMYLLEKDSEHQDSKTDADQSLCRDCNDKQEKVKCQNCFRDIKKWTHCASPCDMSPGEMPSELLPVSKEASSSNLTGDSDDCEKEGMKAFSLPLSSTEEERQTGYWERMTKKINRVFFLFYITSASLFLAFMSYNWIKED from the exons ATGACCCGGCCCACTAAGAACCACGCAGAACCCACAGTTGTAAAGCTGGATGTACTTCTCTATGCTATTCTAGATGTG CGTGAAAAGGAACAGATATTTGTTTCTTATGTTTGGGTTGACATG ATTTGGAATGATGAATACATTCAGTGGAACCCAGTGGACTTCTGTGGTATTGAAGAGATTGATCTCCCTACTAAACTGTTCTGGAAGCCAGATTTAACCATTGAAGAGAT GACAGAGAAGGACAAGGCCACTCAGAGTCCTTATCTCAACCTAGAATACAGTGGGCAAGTCCTACTTAGGAATGACATGGTGTTGACCACAACTTGCAGGATGAAAGTTTACAAATTCCCCTTCgacactcagagctgcagcctcacCTTCAAGTCTGTCTTACACAAAG aTCATCAAGTGAAGTTTGAAATACTTGTTGACTCCAATTGGGCAACAGAACAGGCTAAAGAGGCTATGAAATCCCAGTCCGACTGGCTTTTCATCAACATTACATTAACCAACCAGACTATCGTAAATTTTGGGATCAATCAGAGCACAGTTGTTGCCACT ATCACCATGCAGAGGCGATCAGTGCTCTACATTGTCAACTTCATAGTACCTGTCCTGTTGTTCTTGTGTCTGGATTTGGCCTCCTTCATGATctcagagagagggggtgagaaaCTCGGCTTCAAGGTCACTGTGCTGCTCGCTGTCACAGTGATGCAACTTATTCTGAATGAAATTCTGCCTTCCTCTTCAAACAGGATTCCACTGATAG CAATTTACTGTATCGGGATTTTTGGATTGATGCTGATGAGCCTTCTGGAGACGATTGTGGTGATGTATCTGTTGGAGAAAGACTCTGAACACCAAGACAGTAAGACGGATGCAGACCAAAGCCTGTGCAGGGACTGCAATGACAAacaagaaaaagtcaaatgccAAAACTGCTTCAGAG ACATCAAAAAGTGGACTCACTGTGCGTCTCCCTGTGACATGTCTCCTGGTGAAATGCCATCTGAACTGCTTCCGGTGTCAAAAGAG GCTAGCAGCAGCAATCTGACAGGGGACTCCGATGACTGtgaaaaagaagggatgaaagcgTTCTCTCTGCCCCTCAGCAGCACGGAGGAAGAAAGACAGACCGGCTACTGGGAGAGAATGACCAAAAAGATCAACAGAGTCTTCTTCCTTTTCTATATCACATCTGCGAGTTTGTTCCTAGCCTTCATGTCGTACAACTGGATTAAAGAAGACTAG
- the LOC117830525 gene encoding 5-hydroxytryptamine receptor 3A-like has protein sequence MIAAFLFLLLITGGFPLNSTKPPELNQPTASQSSDDEDMYDIYSEDYFNEDMYSPTLHSNVRPCNKTYQDLLEHLQWTDKRREMFTLTRPAKDHSKPTVILLDVLLYAILDVDQTLREKEQTFVSYVWVDMLWRDEYIGWNRRNFCGIRKIVLPTKLFWKPDLTVEEMTEKDKATQIPYLRLGSNGWILLRNDMVLTTTCRMQVYKFPFDTQSCSLTFKSVLHGVDQIRFKLYGDSKRATDKTKEVMKSQSDWLFINITITNQTIVNFDIKQSVVVATITMKRRSILYIVNFIVPVLLFLCLDLASFMISERGGEKLSFKVTVLLAVTVMQLILNEILPSSSDRIPLIAIYCIGVFGLMLMSLLETIVVMYLLEKDSEHQDSKTDADQSLCRDCNDKQEKVKCQNCFRDIKKWTHCLFPCDASPGEMPSELLPVANEASSSHLTEDSYNSEKEGMKALSLPLSSTKEERQTGYWERMTKKINRVFFIFHITSASLFLAFMSYNWIKED, from the exons ATGATTGCAGCTTTCCTCTTTTTGCTCCTCATCACAG GAGGATTTCCGTTGAACTCCACAAAGCCACCAGAGTTGAATCAACCAACAGCCAGTCAAAGCTCAGATGACG AGGACATGTATGATATCTATTCAGAGGACTACTTCAATGAAGATATGTACAGTCCAACGTTGCACAGCAATG TAAGACCCTGTAACAAGACCTATCAGGATCTATTGGAGCACCTACAATGGACAGACAAAAGAAGAGAGATGTTCACTTTGACCCGGCCTGCCAAGGACCACTCAAAACCCACAGTAATACTGCTGGATGTTCTTCTTTATGCTATTCTAGATGTG GATCAAACCCTG CGTGAAAAGGAACAGACGTTTGTTTCTTATGTTTGGGTTGACATG CTGTGGAGAGATGAATACATTGGGTGGAACCGAAGGAACTTCTGTGGTATTCGAAAGATTGTTCTCCCTACTAAACTGTTCTGGAAGCCAGATTTAACCGTTGAAGAGAT GACAGAGAAGGACAAGGCCACCCAGATTCCTTATCTCAGGCTAGGATCCAATGGGTGGATCCTACTTAGGAATGACATGGTGTTGACCACAACTTGCAGGATGCAAGTTTACAAATTCCCCTTCgacactcagagctgcagcctcacCTTCAAGTCTGTCTTACATGGAG TTGACCAAATACGGTTTAAACTATATGGTGACTCCAAGAGGGCAACAGACAAGACTAAAGAGGTGATGAAATCCCAGTCGGACTGGCTTTTCATCAACATTACAATAACCAACCAGACTATCGTAAATTTTGACATCAAACAGAGCGTGGTTGTTGCAACT ATCACCATGAAGAGGCGATCCATACTCTACATTGTGAACTTCATAGTACCGGTCCTGTTGTTCTTGTGTCTGGATTTGGCCTCCTTCATGATCTCAGAAAGAGGGGGTGAGAAGCTCAGCTTCAAGGTCACTGTGCTGCTCGCTGTCACAGTGATGCAACTTATTCTGAATGAAATTCTGCCTTCCTCTTCAGACAGGATTCCACTTATAG CAATTTACTGTATTGGGGTTTTTGGTTTGATGCTGATGAGCCTTCTGGAGACGATTGTGGTGATGTATCTGTTGGAGAAAGACTCTGAACACCAAGACAGTAAGACGGATGCAGACCAAAGCCTGTGCAGGGACTGCAACGACAAacaagaaaaagtcaaatgccAGAACTGCTTCAGAG ACATCAAAAAGTGGACTCACTGTCTGTTTCCCTGTGATGCGTCTCCTGGTGAAATGCCATCTGAACTGCTTCCGGTTGCAAATGAG GCTAGCAGCAGCCATCTGACAGAGGACTCCTATAACTCtgaaaaagaagggatgaaagcgTTGTCTCTGCCCCTCAGCAGCACGAAGGAAGAAAGACAGACCGGCTACTGGGAGAGAATGACCAAAAAGATCAACAGAgtctttttcattttccatATCACATCTGCCAGTCTGTTTCTAGCCTTCATGTCGTACAACTGGATTAAAGAAGACTAA
- the lrrc59 gene encoding leucine-rich repeat-containing protein 59 isoform X1, which translates to MSKNSKVLNLKDKISGNEVDLSLCNLAEVPVRELAFFTKATVLDLSCNNITSLPPEFCNLTHLVKIDLSKNQLTCLPDDLGNLSYLQHLDLYNNKLTNLPVSFSQLRSLKWCDLKDNPLEPDLAKAAGDCLDEKQCKQCAIKVLQHMRGIQDEVDRAREKRLLKEKEQERKKEVKQREREAREKEARKREKAEEKEKRRKEYNAQVAATAAREQQKKKNEEKKKKNGQAAADKKVVESAPKPRRSLIGLVFKLLLLLCLGLAGVAAACRLTDLRKEDMCVPVNVAVDDGLSWAKEQEGVVRQLVSNLSSAAKEFLESTQASKN; encoded by the exons ATGAGTAAAAACAGCAAAGTGTTGAACCTGAAGGATAAAATCAGCGGTAATGAAGTGGACCTGAGCCTGTGTAACCTCGCTGAGGTGCCAGTCAGAGAGCTG GCGTTTTTCACCAAAGCAACTGTTCTGGACTTGTCCTGCAACAACATCACCTCCCTTCCT CCAGAGTTCTGCAACCTGACACACCTGGTGAAGATTGATCTCAGTAAAAATCAGCTGACCTGTTTGCCAGACGACCTGGGGAACCTGAGCTACCTCCAACATCTGGATCTGTACAACAACAAGCTGACCAACCTTCCTGTCAGCTTCTCTCAGCTCAGG agtCTGAAGTGGTGCGATCTGAAGGATAACCCATTGGAGCCCGACCTGGCCAAGGCAGCAGGAGACTGCCTGGATGAGAAGCAGTGCAAACAGTGTGCCATCaag GTTCTGCAGCACATGAGAGGGATCCAGGATGAGGTTGATCGTGCACGAGAGAAACGCCTTTTAAAGGAAAAGG agcaagagaggaagaaggaggtcAAGCAGAGGGAGCGGGAGGCCAGGGAGAAGGAGGCTCGTAAACGGGAGAAGgcggaggagaaggagaagaggaggaaagagtaCAACGCTCAGGTGGCGGCCACGGCTGCGCGggaacaacagaagaagaagaacgaagagaaaaagaaaaagaacggACAGGCAGCAG CAGATAAAAAGGTTGTTGAATCGGCACCTAAACCTCGACGCTCTCTCATTGGCCTCGTGTTCAAGCTCCTCCTTCTGCTGTGTCTGGGATTGGCTGGAGTTGCGGCTGCATGCCGGTTGACTGACCTGCGAAAGGAAGACATGTGCGTGCCGGTCAACGTCGCTGTGGACGATGGTCTATCCTGGGCCAAAGAGCAGGAGGGTGTGGTCAGGCAGCTGGTGTCAAACCTGTCCTCTGCAGCGAAGGAGTTCCTCGAGTCCACACAGGCTTCTAAAAATTAA